The following are encoded in a window of Persicobacter psychrovividus genomic DNA:
- a CDS encoding TIM barrel protein, whose translation MDLLNIDIPSFNNKHKDLHQKSLGLAQAISGKDNDTFLEIIEKVKAFQVAIPSWALGTGGTRFGRFSGSGEPSTLEEKISDIGLLHAINRSSGAVSMHIPWDQVEGDGQEIKAFAEEQGIIFDAVNSNTFQDQPGQEVSYKFGSLCNVDPAVRAHAVAHMKEVIDQGVKVGSKALTVWLSDGSNFPGQLDFKGALARTEACLKEVYDYMPEDWTMLVEYKPYEPNFYSTVISDWGTSFMLANALGERAKTLVDLGHHLPNTNIEQIVAVLLAKGKLGGFHFNDSKYGDDDVTVGALKPYQLFLIFCELVKGMNEDPSLDLAWMIDASHNIKDPLEDILQSVEAMKLAYAQALLVDYKALEEAQANNDVTLGQEILQAAFRTDARPIVAEARMQAGGAFDVIKCYREAKVRAQLTAQRGTEVKATGL comes from the coding sequence ATGGATCTTCTTAATATTGACATTCCGTCATTCAATAATAAACACAAAGACCTACACCAAAAATCTTTGGGCTTGGCGCAGGCAATTTCAGGTAAGGACAATGATACCTTCTTGGAAATCATCGAAAAAGTAAAAGCTTTTCAGGTTGCGATCCCATCATGGGCTTTGGGGACTGGCGGAACGCGCTTCGGTCGTTTTTCAGGATCAGGCGAACCAAGTACTTTGGAAGAAAAAATCAGTGATATCGGTTTGTTGCACGCCATTAACCGTTCTTCGGGGGCTGTTTCAATGCACATTCCATGGGATCAGGTAGAAGGCGACGGGCAGGAGATTAAAGCTTTTGCCGAGGAGCAGGGAATTATTTTTGATGCCGTGAATTCCAATACATTTCAGGATCAGCCTGGTCAGGAAGTATCTTACAAATTTGGTTCCCTTTGTAATGTGGATCCTGCGGTGCGTGCACATGCAGTAGCACATATGAAAGAGGTGATTGACCAAGGGGTGAAAGTGGGGTCGAAAGCACTAACAGTTTGGTTGTCTGACGGATCGAATTTCCCTGGGCAATTGGACTTTAAAGGGGCTTTGGCACGTACGGAAGCCTGTTTGAAAGAGGTGTATGACTATATGCCTGAGGACTGGACGATGTTGGTAGAGTACAAGCCTTATGAGCCGAATTTCTATTCTACGGTAATCAGCGACTGGGGAACTTCTTTCATGCTGGCAAATGCTTTGGGTGAGCGTGCAAAAACATTGGTGGATTTGGGTCACCACCTGCCGAATACCAATATTGAGCAGATTGTAGCCGTTCTTTTGGCCAAAGGTAAGCTCGGTGGTTTCCACTTCAATGATTCCAAATATGGCGATGACGATGTTACGGTAGGAGCACTAAAGCCTTACCAGTTGTTTTTGATTTTCTGTGAGCTGGTGAAGGGGATGAATGAAGATCCTTCTTTGGATTTGGCTTGGATGATTGATGCTTCTCACAATATCAAAGATCCGCTGGAAGACATTTTACAGTCGGTGGAAGCGATGAAGCTGGCCTACGCTCAGGCATTGTTGGTAGATTATAAAGCTTTGGAAGAAGCACAAGCCAACAATGATGTAACCTTGGGGCAGGAAATTCTACAAGCGGCTTTCCGTACCGATGCCCGTCCGATTGTGGCGGAAGCACGCATGCAGGCCGGTGGTGCTTTTGATGTTATTAAATGCTACCGCGAAGCGAAAGTACGAGCGCAGCTGACTGCGCAACGTGGAACTGAAGTGAAAGCTACAGGACTATGA
- a CDS encoding GH92 family glycosyl hydrolase, whose product MSLFNPKHLLSACMLLAMGLTSCGEQTTSTTAEVAVVQHHLIQSVNPFIGTSNKGHTYPGATTPWGMVTPTPHTEDFRQPAPTPAVYEHHDPYIFGFGTVNISGIGCPASGAIPLKVSSGDFDIKAEAFKSTYKDQVATPGYYSVFLDKSKIKAEMTATKRTALYRFTPNAEAKTTNLYLDLGANVSHIKGGALTVHDDGVITGYNLDGLFCDTDAEAKTYFAMKIHQQNVGTQVYKDGKPTDKTAVEGSDIGMAYVFDNSAVKSLEVSVGISFVSAENARMNLAQEQNQLSFSEIHERAENEWEKQLAKVEIEGGTDEERTIFYTALYHSILLPHVISDVDGSYPKMGGTGEPMKAEGYTRYSTYSLWDTYRSVHPLMALLYPKQQRDMVVTMVEMYKESGWLPKWELFGAESHVMVGDPAVPVIVDTYRKGITDFDAKTALEAMVKQGTQIKDNPIRPGLANYLNLGYIPIDDRGGDPKKFTFQNGIVWGPVSTTLEYNFADYCVSALAKELGNTAIEERFFKQSQSFKTLYDPSTTFFRPKKKNGEWMSPFDPLDRHYDIRWKGSGGKGYCEGNAWQYNFFVPHAMPALKDLMGEKVFVDKLEQLFAKGQFDITNEPDITFPYLFNYVDGQAKQTQRIVWEEAKTHFVNGPKGIPGNDDAGTLSAWLVFSQLGIFPDAPGIPTYQLTTPKFKKATLHLDEYVYNNQTIVLEKPTAETRYFETVKKADGSLVEGFSISHQDLIKAKHLSFEGEPAVN is encoded by the coding sequence ATGAGCTTATTTAATCCAAAGCATTTGCTGTCGGCCTGTATGCTTCTTGCGATGGGATTGACCTCCTGCGGAGAGCAAACCACCTCGACGACAGCCGAAGTAGCGGTGGTTCAGCATCATTTGATCCAGTCCGTTAATCCGTTTATCGGTACCTCCAACAAAGGGCATACTTATCCAGGGGCAACGACTCCCTGGGGAATGGTTACACCAACGCCTCATACCGAGGATTTTCGTCAGCCTGCCCCAACGCCAGCAGTGTATGAACACCATGATCCTTATATTTTTGGTTTCGGAACCGTCAATATTTCGGGTATTGGTTGTCCAGCTTCAGGAGCGATTCCTTTGAAAGTCTCTTCGGGGGATTTTGACATCAAGGCAGAAGCCTTCAAATCTACCTATAAAGATCAGGTGGCTACTCCTGGTTATTATAGCGTGTTCCTTGACAAATCAAAAATCAAGGCGGAAATGACGGCCACAAAGCGGACGGCACTTTACCGATTTACACCAAATGCCGAAGCGAAAACCACCAATCTTTACCTTGATTTGGGAGCTAACGTGAGTCATATTAAAGGTGGCGCATTGACCGTGCACGACGATGGCGTGATTACAGGATACAACCTCGACGGACTGTTTTGTGATACAGATGCGGAAGCCAAAACGTATTTTGCGATGAAAATCCATCAGCAGAATGTCGGTACGCAAGTCTATAAAGATGGCAAGCCAACAGATAAAACAGCAGTAGAAGGCAGTGATATCGGTATGGCTTATGTTTTCGACAATTCAGCGGTAAAAAGCCTTGAGGTAAGTGTCGGCATCAGCTTCGTGTCTGCAGAAAATGCACGCATGAATCTTGCTCAGGAACAAAACCAATTGTCTTTCAGTGAAATTCACGAACGGGCAGAAAACGAATGGGAAAAACAACTGGCAAAGGTAGAAATTGAAGGTGGGACTGATGAGGAACGCACGATTTTCTATACGGCATTGTATCACTCGATTTTATTGCCACACGTCATTAGCGATGTCGATGGCAGTTACCCGAAAATGGGCGGAACAGGCGAACCAATGAAAGCGGAGGGTTATACCCGTTACAGCACTTATTCTTTGTGGGATACTTATCGTTCGGTGCATCCGCTGATGGCCTTGCTGTACCCTAAACAACAACGCGACATGGTGGTAACCATGGTTGAAATGTACAAGGAAAGCGGCTGGTTGCCAAAATGGGAGTTGTTTGGTGCAGAATCTCATGTGATGGTGGGCGATCCTGCTGTGCCCGTAATTGTAGATACTTACAGGAAAGGAATTACCGATTTCGATGCAAAAACAGCATTGGAAGCGATGGTGAAGCAAGGGACACAAATCAAGGATAATCCTATTCGTCCGGGCTTGGCCAACTACCTGAACCTGGGCTATATTCCGATTGATGACCGTGGTGGTGACCCTAAAAAATTCACCTTCCAGAACGGTATCGTTTGGGGACCTGTTTCGACGACTTTAGAGTATAATTTTGCAGATTATTGTGTGTCAGCTTTGGCAAAAGAGTTGGGTAACACGGCCATTGAGGAGCGATTCTTCAAGCAGAGCCAGTCTTTCAAAACGCTCTATGATCCATCGACAACCTTCTTCCGTCCGAAGAAGAAAAATGGCGAATGGATGAGTCCTTTCGATCCACTGGATCGCCATTATGATATCCGCTGGAAAGGAAGTGGAGGAAAAGGATATTGCGAGGGAAATGCCTGGCAGTATAATTTCTTTGTACCGCACGCCATGCCTGCCCTTAAAGATTTAATGGGAGAAAAAGTGTTTGTCGACAAGCTTGAACAGCTGTTTGCAAAAGGCCAGTTTGATATTACCAATGAACCAGACATCACCTTCCCTTACCTGTTCAATTATGTGGATGGGCAGGCGAAGCAAACCCAGCGCATCGTTTGGGAGGAAGCAAAAACGCACTTTGTGAACGGTCCGAAAGGGATTCCTGGCAATGATGACGCAGGTACGCTTTCTGCATGGTTGGTCTTCTCGCAGCTTGGTATTTTCCCGGATGCCCCAGGTATTCCGACTTACCAACTGACAACACCGAAGTTCAAAAAAGCGACGCTTCATTTGGATGAATATGTTTATAATAACCAAACGATTGTGCTGGAGAAGCCAACGGCTGAAACCCGCTATTTCGAAACAGTGAAAAAAGCAGACGGCTCCTTGGTGGAAGGCTTCAGTATCTCGCATCAGGACCTGATCAAGGCGAAGCATTTGTCCTTTGAAGGCGAGCCGGCCGTGAATTAA
- a CDS encoding sulfatase, with product MYKPFLFFALALLGCNKISQKVEAVDQRPNIIWLVAEDLSPRWACYGDSLAYTPNINKLAEEGVVFDNVFSVAGVCAPSRAGLITGCYSTSIGTQHMRQAKGVIPLKGVPNYNAVPPAQVKAFPELLRSQGYWTASYRKLDYQFGAPFTIWDEVGPYPSWRHRSEADKDRPFFMYYTFEITHEVNIWPDSTKENFFKRNNVDVSKLAPDVVKRPPYDESKKVDPASVSIPPFLPDTEISRRTIARLYDNISRMDVQIGTILKELEEDGLADNTIIFVTTDHGDCLPRSKRWIYDSGIKCPLIVYCPDHLKPEALKNIARDDRMYSFIDFAPTVLDFAGIKRPEWMQGRAMFSELQEKPRTYIHAGRDRMDNRYDTRRAVRSKDYKYIRNFLPEVHYSQPIKFLNTMPLMHEILTLDKAGKLTHDQSYWLYYPKNVAEELYDINTDPFEMNNLAADTIKYAQVLQEMRTEMSRWLDETNDLYQVAEVDQAAKMWPGGEQPKTAAPAYDIQNDKIILTCDTEGATIAYQLENDQRWHIYHEPLKINNNQKLLLKAIRYGYEESPVVPVVQPAS from the coding sequence ATGTATAAACCTTTTCTATTTTTTGCGCTTGCACTCTTGGGCTGTAATAAAATCAGTCAAAAAGTGGAAGCCGTTGATCAGCGACCAAACATCATTTGGCTTGTTGCTGAAGATTTAAGCCCACGGTGGGCCTGTTACGGAGACTCCCTGGCCTATACACCGAATATCAATAAATTGGCAGAAGAAGGCGTTGTTTTTGACAATGTATTCTCCGTTGCGGGTGTTTGTGCGCCGAGCCGCGCAGGCCTGATTACAGGTTGCTACTCTACCAGTATTGGCACGCAACATATGCGTCAGGCCAAAGGGGTAATTCCGCTGAAAGGCGTACCAAACTATAATGCCGTGCCACCAGCACAGGTGAAGGCATTCCCAGAATTGTTAAGATCACAAGGCTACTGGACGGCAAGTTACCGCAAGCTCGATTACCAGTTCGGCGCTCCATTTACCATCTGGGATGAAGTCGGTCCCTACCCTTCTTGGCGCCATCGCTCAGAGGCAGACAAAGATCGCCCGTTTTTCATGTATTATACTTTCGAGATTACGCATGAAGTGAATATCTGGCCAGATTCTACCAAAGAGAACTTCTTTAAAAGAAACAATGTGGACGTGAGCAAACTTGCTCCAGACGTGGTGAAGCGACCTCCTTATGATGAATCAAAAAAGGTGGATCCTGCCAGCGTATCGATCCCTCCATTTTTGCCCGATACAGAAATTTCCCGACGCACCATTGCCCGACTTTATGACAATATCAGCCGAATGGATGTGCAAATTGGCACCATCCTTAAGGAATTGGAAGAAGATGGCCTGGCGGACAATACCATCATTTTTGTTACCACAGATCACGGCGACTGCCTGCCAAGAAGTAAAAGATGGATTTACGACAGTGGGATTAAATGCCCGCTGATTGTTTATTGCCCCGACCACCTGAAGCCTGAAGCTTTGAAGAATATCGCACGCGACGACCGCATGTACAGCTTTATTGACTTTGCGCCAACGGTACTTGATTTTGCAGGAATCAAACGCCCAGAATGGATGCAGGGACGTGCCATGTTCAGTGAGCTACAGGAAAAGCCAAGAACCTACATTCATGCAGGTCGCGATCGTATGGACAACCGCTATGACACCCGTCGCGCGGTTCGTTCAAAAGACTATAAATACATCCGTAACTTCCTGCCCGAAGTCCACTACAGTCAGCCCATCAAATTCTTGAACACCATGCCATTGATGCATGAAATCCTTACACTTGATAAAGCGGGAAAACTGACCCACGACCAATCTTATTGGTTGTATTATCCTAAGAATGTGGCCGAAGAACTTTACGACATCAATACGGATCCTTTTGAGATGAATAACCTGGCGGCTGATACCATAAAATATGCACAGGTACTTCAGGAGATGCGCACTGAAATGAGTCGCTGGCTCGATGAAACCAACGACCTCTATCAGGTGGCTGAGGTGGATCAGGCAGCAAAAATGTGGCCTGGCGGCGAACAGCCAAAAACTGCTGCGCCGGCATATGACATTCAAAACGATAAAATAATACTGACTTGTGATACTGAAGGCGCCACCATTGCCTATCAGCTTGAAAATGACCAGCGCTGGCACATTTATCACGAGCCATTGAAGATCAACAATAACCAAAAACTCCTACTTAAGGCGATCCGCTACGGATATGAAGAAAGCCCAGTGGTGCCGGTAGTCCAACCTGCATCATGA
- a CDS encoding S1C family serine protease: MRKLLALLLIGSSLLSSCATILNSTYQPVAIKKKRSSTILIDGKRPKKRSGKYLLKRDLKPKQITVKSKGQKDKNIVVIQSNKSPFYILSVVPFGILFFPMILDSGDKSFDYDRKTVKITNTNDISARDSVSKKIHINKVSFDIPEKKLVVNIHRYRDYRAGRKSEALTKTANETENIKLEHTIFDQALNNILVDKGFIDTTASILNYSYADNLLINAEITDYEANVVLNDYQENSGMMVIDLKIKWEILDYYKRPIYSLTTKSTSDEFAFYDEDDSEKTIKATFKDAIEIGFIEFMSNKNVVNQLHDRSNEQEERNMKPIDIFVSKSGVNDLGQAIKSSLTIKTKEGFGSGFIISNDGYIITNYHVVAPEKDLTVILNNQQEYEAELVRKSKTHDLALLKIKATNLTPFHINTSKNIELTKEVYAVGTPNKEDLSQTISKGIISGIRDTGYSKRIQTDASVNSGNSGGPLVDKQGNVLGVVASKLKGIGIEGVAFGIPAYEIIDQLKLNIITSEQQEAKVLK, translated from the coding sequence ATGCGAAAATTACTTGCGTTACTGCTAATTGGCAGCTCGTTGTTATCAAGCTGTGCTACCATTTTGAACAGTACCTACCAGCCGGTAGCGATTAAAAAAAAGCGATCATCAACTATTCTGATTGATGGGAAAAGACCTAAAAAAAGGAGCGGAAAATATCTCCTAAAAAGAGACCTCAAACCAAAACAAATCACCGTCAAATCCAAAGGTCAAAAGGATAAAAATATCGTTGTGATTCAAAGCAACAAATCACCATTTTACATCCTTTCTGTCGTTCCTTTTGGTATCCTATTCTTTCCAATGATCCTCGACTCAGGGGATAAGTCATTTGATTATGACCGAAAAACCGTCAAAATAACAAACACCAATGATATCTCCGCTCGGGATAGTGTCTCAAAGAAAATTCACATCAATAAAGTGAGCTTTGATATCCCCGAAAAAAAACTGGTCGTCAATATTCATAGATATAGAGATTACAGAGCAGGTAGAAAGAGTGAGGCGCTTACAAAAACTGCTAATGAAACTGAAAATATAAAGCTTGAACATACCATTTTTGACCAAGCATTGAATAATATCCTTGTCGATAAAGGATTTATTGATACCACAGCAAGCATCCTCAATTACAGCTACGCCGATAATTTGTTAATCAATGCTGAGATCACAGACTACGAAGCAAATGTGGTATTAAATGATTACCAAGAAAATAGTGGTATGATGGTGATCGATTTAAAAATAAAATGGGAAATCCTTGATTACTATAAGAGGCCTATTTACAGCTTGACGACCAAATCAACCTCCGATGAGTTTGCATTTTATGACGAAGATGACAGTGAGAAAACAATAAAAGCTACTTTTAAAGATGCGATAGAAATTGGCTTTATCGAATTCATGTCCAATAAAAATGTGGTCAATCAATTGCATGACCGTAGCAACGAGCAAGAAGAGAGGAACATGAAACCTATTGATATTTTTGTTAGTAAATCAGGGGTTAATGACCTGGGGCAGGCGATAAAATCAAGCCTCACCATAAAAACAAAAGAAGGTTTTGGCAGTGGCTTTATTATTAGTAACGACGGTTATATTATTACCAATTACCATGTTGTTGCTCCTGAAAAAGACCTCACTGTCATTCTAAACAATCAACAGGAATATGAGGCTGAACTGGTCCGAAAAAGTAAAACCCATGACCTTGCCCTGTTAAAAATTAAAGCCACCAATTTAACCCCTTTCCATATCAATACTTCAAAAAATATAGAACTCACGAAAGAAGTATACGCCGTAGGGACCCCGAATAAAGAAGATCTTTCCCAGACCATTTCTAAAGGGATTATCTCAGGGATCAGAGATACTGGATATTCTAAGCGAATCCAAACAGATGCCAGTGTGAATAGCGGAAATAGTGGTGGCCCATTGGTGGATAAACAAGGTAATGTATTAGGAGTAGTAGCATCAAAACTTAAAGGAATTGGTATCGAAGGTGTCGCCTTTGGTATTCCCGCGTATGAGATTATTGATCAACTGAAACTAAATATTATCACCTCCGAGCAACAAGAAGCAAAAGTGCTCAAGTGA
- a CDS encoding LacI family DNA-binding transcriptional regulator: MAKQTTIHDIAKALGINSSTVSRALNDHPRVSIKTKQKVFEMAKEMNYQPNVLAANLRTKRSNTLGIVVPHISRAFFSNVIAGVEEYAQQKGFNVIIAQSKDMLERERKSVQTLMNSRVDGILISPALGNEDAQHIQEVIDRKTPVFFFDRHYKNIETTRVLMDDQQISAALASNIIQQGAKRFLVLSGDLKTSIYQNRLQGINNMLADYELPEAMVQETNLTYESSSALIEQIVQEGSFEFDAVMAMNDMAALGAQEALKKAGFTIPDQVLISGFSNEMFSRFSSPPITTVDQNGDKLGYMAAKKIIDFIEDPDPIAVEETSTLKSELILRKSSQRYQ; this comes from the coding sequence ATGGCAAAACAAACGACAATACACGATATCGCCAAAGCACTGGGCATTAACAGTTCAACCGTTTCCCGCGCACTGAACGACCACCCCAGGGTTTCGATCAAAACCAAGCAAAAGGTTTTTGAGATGGCCAAGGAAATGAATTATCAGCCCAATGTGCTGGCGGCCAACCTACGGACCAAACGCAGCAATACGTTGGGGATTGTGGTCCCGCATATTTCCCGTGCATTTTTCTCGAATGTAATTGCTGGCGTGGAGGAATACGCTCAACAAAAAGGCTTTAATGTCATTATTGCCCAATCAAAAGACATGTTGGAAAGGGAGCGGAAAAGCGTACAGACCCTTATGAACAGCAGGGTCGATGGGATCCTGATTTCTCCCGCCCTCGGCAATGAGGACGCACAGCATATTCAGGAGGTTATCGACCGAAAAACGCCTGTATTTTTCTTTGATCGCCATTATAAAAATATTGAAACTACCCGGGTGCTGATGGACGATCAGCAAATTTCCGCAGCCCTTGCCTCCAACATTATACAGCAGGGGGCAAAGCGCTTTTTGGTACTTTCAGGCGACCTGAAAACGAGCATTTATCAAAATCGCTTGCAGGGCATCAACAATATGCTTGCCGACTACGAGCTGCCTGAAGCGATGGTGCAGGAAACCAACCTTACCTATGAATCTTCTTCAGCATTGATCGAACAAATCGTTCAGGAAGGCTCCTTCGAATTTGATGCTGTAATGGCCATGAACGATATGGCGGCACTCGGTGCGCAAGAGGCACTGAAAAAGGCGGGATTCACTATTCCCGATCAGGTACTTATCAGTGGATTCAGTAATGAAATGTTCAGTAGATTTTCTTCCCCACCGATCACGACCGTAGATCAGAATGGTGATAAACTCGGCTATATGGCGGCAAAAAAAATCATTGATTTTATTGAAGACCCTGACCCTATTGCTGTGGAAGAAACCTCCACGCTGAAAAGTGAGCTGATCCTCCGGAAATCCTCGCAGCGATACCAGTAG
- a CDS encoding glycoside hydrolase family 130 protein: MKNQVNIPWEERPADSQAPIWRYRHNPVIKRDSLPNSNSIFNSAVVPFESGFAGVFRCDNTSRQMRIHAGFSKNGIDWEINPEPIQFLLGDAEFVHSEYAYDPRVVYIEDRYYVQWCNGYHGPTIGLAYTFDFKTFHQCENAFLPYNRNGVLFPKKINGKFLMLSRPSDTGHTPFGDIFLSQSPDLKYWGEHRHVMGPAAFEDSAWQCLKIGAGPAPIETAEGWLLFYHGVLRSCNGYVYAMGVALLDLEQPWKVLLRSQPYLLSPQTNYECVGDVPNVVFPCAALRDDAGRIAIYYGAADTVTGLAFCRQDEILAWLKENSL, translated from the coding sequence ATGAAAAATCAAGTCAATATTCCCTGGGAAGAACGCCCTGCGGACTCCCAAGCACCCATATGGCGATACCGCCACAACCCCGTGATCAAGCGGGACTCATTGCCCAATTCCAACAGTATTTTCAACAGTGCTGTGGTTCCTTTTGAAAGCGGATTTGCAGGGGTCTTTCGTTGTGATAATACCAGCAGGCAGATGCGGATTCATGCGGGATTCAGTAAAAATGGGATTGACTGGGAAATTAACCCTGAGCCAATCCAGTTTTTGCTTGGCGATGCTGAATTTGTGCATTCAGAATATGCCTACGATCCACGGGTGGTCTATATCGAAGACCGGTATTATGTACAGTGGTGCAATGGCTACCATGGCCCAACGATTGGCCTGGCCTATACTTTTGATTTTAAAACTTTTCACCAGTGCGAAAATGCCTTTTTGCCTTATAACAGGAACGGGGTGCTGTTTCCGAAAAAGATCAATGGGAAATTCCTGATGCTCAGCAGGCCTTCCGATACCGGGCACACCCCTTTTGGGGATATATTCTTGAGTCAGAGTCCCGACCTGAAATACTGGGGGGAGCATCGGCATGTAATGGGCCCCGCCGCCTTTGAGGATTCTGCATGGCAATGCCTGAAAATTGGTGCTGGGCCTGCACCAATTGAAACAGCAGAAGGCTGGTTGCTTTTTTACCATGGCGTACTCCGCTCGTGCAATGGCTATGTGTATGCTATGGGGGTGGCATTGTTGGATTTGGAGCAACCCTGGAAGGTACTGCTGCGGTCGCAACCCTACCTTTTATCGCCGCAAACAAACTACGAATGTGTGGGCGATGTGCCGAATGTGGTTTTCCCCTGTGCAGCTTTGCGGGATGATGCTGGACGCATCGCGATTTATTATGGCGCCGCCGATACCGTAACAGGTCTGGCATTTTGTCGGCAGGATGAAATCTTGGCCTGGCTGAAGGAAAATTCCCTGTAA
- a CDS encoding sodium:solute symporter family protein — MELSQWDVGIIVCYFLLTVFIGYFIAKRASKNLDSYFLGGKTIPWYILGVSNASGMFDITGTMWMVSLAFIYGVKSVWIPWLWPVWNQVFLMIFLAVWLRRSNVLTGAEWLTTRFGKHKGTTQAHIVVVIFAIIAVVGFITYGFEGIGKFTATFMPWDLSFQVGGFMVTSAKVYAMIVMGFTTLYVIKGGMYSVVMTELLQFVIMTVACIAVGCIALYLVSPEMLLSSVPEGWTDLHFGWSLGLDWSERLPALNSKIIEDGYDVFGALLMMMLFKGFLVSVAGPAPSYDMQRILATRSPKEAAKMSGIVSLVLFIPRYLMIFGLAAIALVFLQADFANMGDTVDFELILPMAVRAYIPVGFKGLFMAGLISAFMSTFAANVNAGPAYIVNDLYRKYINPQASDKRLIRMSYLASFAIVLVGIFFGLFVSSIDSVLKWIVGALFGGYTSANLLKWIWWRFNAQGYFWGMISGLVTAVAIPLLMPSASVLISFPLIFGVSMLFSVGVSLATPPEDMQVLKSFYASVRPWGFWRPVEAALRQTNPDFKPNTNFRLDLFNCLVGIIWQLSLHLIPVYLIIGDYLLMSVSIGLMVVSMWILKVKWWDKLEDYPADLATTQQLMQQEQVAKAQGMEATAMTDQ, encoded by the coding sequence ATGGAACTATCACAGTGGGATGTAGGCATCATTGTCTGTTATTTTTTACTGACCGTCTTTATCGGTTATTTCATTGCCAAGCGGGCATCAAAAAACCTGGACAGCTATTTCCTCGGCGGAAAAACGATCCCCTGGTATATTCTAGGCGTCTCCAATGCCTCGGGAATGTTCGATATCACGGGCACCATGTGGATGGTTTCGCTCGCCTTTATATATGGGGTGAAGAGCGTCTGGATTCCCTGGCTCTGGCCGGTATGGAATCAGGTATTCCTGATGATCTTTTTGGCCGTATGGCTTCGCCGATCCAACGTGCTTACTGGTGCCGAATGGCTCACCACCCGATTTGGAAAGCATAAAGGCACCACGCAGGCGCATATTGTGGTGGTGATTTTTGCCATTATTGCGGTGGTAGGATTTATTACTTACGGCTTCGAAGGTATCGGCAAGTTTACGGCTACCTTTATGCCCTGGGATTTGAGTTTTCAGGTAGGGGGATTTATGGTCACCTCGGCGAAGGTATATGCGATGATCGTGATGGGTTTTACGACGCTGTATGTTATTAAAGGAGGAATGTATTCGGTGGTGATGACCGAGCTGTTGCAGTTTGTGATCATGACGGTGGCCTGTATTGCAGTGGGCTGCATTGCCCTGTATTTGGTGTCGCCAGAAATGCTGTTGAGTAGCGTTCCTGAAGGCTGGACCGATTTGCATTTTGGCTGGAGCCTCGGCCTCGACTGGTCGGAGCGGTTGCCGGCACTTAACAGTAAAATTATAGAAGATGGTTATGATGTTTTCGGGGCGCTGTTGATGATGATGCTCTTTAAAGGATTCCTCGTGTCGGTTGCGGGCCCAGCACCAAGTTACGATATGCAGCGGATTTTGGCTACCCGAAGCCCTAAGGAGGCGGCCAAAATGAGTGGCATTGTTTCGCTGGTGCTTTTCATTCCCCGTTATCTGATGATCTTCGGCCTGGCGGCCATTGCGCTTGTTTTCCTTCAGGCTGATTTTGCGAATATGGGTGATACCGTGGATTTTGAACTGATCCTGCCCATGGCGGTCAGGGCTTATATTCCAGTCGGCTTCAAGGGGCTGTTTATGGCAGGACTGATATCGGCTTTTATGTCCACTTTTGCCGCCAATGTAAATGCGGGGCCGGCCTATATTGTCAATGATTTATACCGAAAATACATCAATCCTCAGGCCTCCGACAAACGCCTGATCAGGATGAGTTACCTGGCCTCGTTTGCGATTGTATTGGTGGGAATTTTCTTTGGTTTATTTGTCAGTTCTATCGACAGTGTGCTCAAGTGGATTGTCGGTGCTTTGTTCGGCGGCTATACGTCGGCCAATTTGCTCAAATGGATCTGGTGGCGATTCAACGCTCAGGGTTATTTTTGGGGAATGATCTCTGGCCTGGTTACCGCAGTGGCGATTCCCCTTTTAATGCCGTCGGCTTCAGTACTGATCAGCTTTCCGCTAATTTTTGGGGTATCCATGCTATTTTCTGTCGGGGTTTCTTTAGCAACTCCTCCTGAAGACATGCAGGTGCTGAAAAGCTTTTACGCTTCGGTTCGGCCCTGGGGTTTTTGGCGGCCTGTTGAAGCGGCTTTGCGCCAAACGAACCCCGATTTCAAGCCCAATACCAATTTCAGGCTCGACCTGTTCAACTGCCTTGTGGGCATAATATGGCAACTTTCACTGCACCTGATTCCTGTTTACCTGATCATTGGCGATTATTTGCTGATGTCGGTAAGTATTGGACTGATGGTGGTCAGTATGTGGATACTGAAAGTGAAGTGGTGGGATAAACTCGAAGATTATCCTGCCGATTTAGCCACCACTCAACAATTGATGCAACAGGAACAAGTGGCAAAAGCCCAGGGGATGGAAGCAACCGCCATGACCGATCAGTAG